A window of Watersipora subatra chromosome 10, tzWatSuba1.1, whole genome shotgun sequence genomic DNA:
AATCAAATTTCTTTGGATAACTAGAaggaaaaatttataaaaagtttttatgaaaaaaatttctttttttaaacaagCATACCATCATAACAGTAAAAACGAAACATTCAATCAGGTGTTAACACCAAACAAAATGTCTctcttaaaactaaaatataactgCCAGAAGCTTGGCAGGTAATACTAATTGATGAAGTATTTTTTGTTCCCTAGAATATGACCCTTTGATCTGCAGTTGTTTCTCTAATTGGTTTCTACCAGTTCTGTCAGTGTAAGCTTTGGACAGATGCAGTTTATGGTCATCAAATTCATATGTTGCCAGATCTTTAGGCTGCCTTTAAGCAAAACAAAAAGTACATCTATGTAACTTCAACCAACAACTCTTACAGTTTTTAAAGCTAATAACAAGGTATACAGATTGAACAAGCTGTGTATTGATCATTATATTAATTTCTTTAATGTTCCAATATAGCAGAACTTGTAACTGTGCTTAGCTTAGCCCTACTGAGCAAAGTAATTGTCTCTTAGATACAGTTATTACACTACTTGAGGAACGGTACTCTGTTAAAGGCAGAAACAATGAATTGTCAATAATTTGTCTGATGTCTTGACCGTCTGATAACCGAATTCAGCCTCTCAAAAGTTTTTGGCTTTTGAAAAACTGTCAATTTTCATATTGTTCACTGAACTTAATATTGCAGCCTAAGGTTGTTTGTCTTGTATTTGCAGGTGTCATATCGCTATAGTCATGAAACAACAACGTTTATGGAGAGCCGTCGGGTTGGTGCTTATAGTGATGGTTACAGCTACCATGCTCCAGTACAGCTGGCTTCGTGAAAACGCTTTCCAGGCTGTTCGACCGACAGCAATACGTAAAAAACCTGACGAAATAACTCCAAAGAATGTTAGCAAACTTATACTAGCCTACACATCACTTTATGGGTATCCATTGGATATAACAACTTATGGTCGAACAGTTCCTGAAATGACGCGCACTAAGAATCCTCTTGCAAGTTGTGAATACAAGTGTGAGTGGAGTTTGAATAAAAAGGACTATAACAGAAGTGATGCAGTGCTTTTTCATCTATATAACAATAAAGAtactaaagattttgttttgCAAGAGCTGCCTAAAAGGCAGCGAGCCAGCCAAAAGTGGGTGCTGATGATACGAGAGCCACCAGCTTTCTTCTATCCTGAGCAGTTGAAACTCCTCAACAATTTGTTCAATTTGTCCATGACTTATCAGTCAGACTCAGACGTTGTGATACCGTATGGAAAGTACTGGCGTATATCATATGCAGATGCAAAAAAAGTAAGAAAGACCATGGACTATCTTACAttcaaaaaaagaaaagtaGCTTGGCTTGTGAGTAATTGCATGACA
This region includes:
- the LOC137406244 gene encoding 4-galactosyl-N-acetylglucosaminide 3-alpha-L-fucosyltransferase FUT6-like — its product is MKQQRLWRAVGLVLIVMVTATMLQYSWLRENAFQAVRPTAIRKKPDEITPKNVSKLILAYTSLYGYPLDITTYGRTVPEMTRTKNPLASCEYKCEWSLNKKDYNRSDAVLFHLYNNKDTKDFVLQELPKRQRASQKWVLMIREPPAFFYPEQLKLLNNLFNLSMTYQSDSDVVIPYGKYWRISYADAKKVRKTMDYLTFKKRKVAWLVSNCMTSSRRESYVQQLKKYIEIDIYGDCGQTSKKDNYKTEDFRETLGLKYIFYLAFENSDCDEYVTEKLWMSLSAGMIPIVRGQRSQYKKIAPPNSFIQADSFASPKHLADYLSIVSTNLTMLQNYHDWRLKYTSSYRLFTSNRHWVCDLCEKVHTTPTKTLNVYEHFSEDTRCLTYAKENRNRSQEHVEDITEERRKSVAPTLPSKSRSKYKAKVY